A genomic region of Micromonospora sp. NBC_01796 contains the following coding sequences:
- a CDS encoding NADH-quinone oxidoreductase subunit 5 family protein codes for MTAAIVLGWLLPAVPFGVALAGLLLPQRSRAVAAGLGIAGAAASLVVAVILLATLDGAAAEGSALWVEFGGLEVTAGVRLDPTAALVAIAVAVVALAVQVYSVGYLDDDDRYAPYAAQISLFTAAMLLVVVAGDLLLLLVGWEVMGICSYLLIAHDRRLPEAPAAAVKAFLVTRVGDVGFLLGIAVLGFTAGSFRISEVLAHDFHGTTLTVACLLLLAGVAGKSAQFPLHTWLPDAMAGPTPISALIHAATMVAAGIYAVTRLYPLFVQSPAALTVLGVMGAVTLLLGALAATAQDDIKRVLAWSTVSQIGYMAGALAVGSPAAALFHLLSHAAFKALLFLAAGCVIHATGTNSMSAMGGLRRRMPVTFWCTVIGLGALAGVPPLAGFWSKDGILAVAERAALDGVGPAGAPVGWLVWISGLVGVAVTAWYATRLLLRAFAGAYRGNATPHDPPALLRWPVLVLAVPSALFGAVAFAGPFAGWLRPPGITEHPPNLLPLDEELIHFGPQLVYPVALLLLGAGLAWWRWRRDPAADPATALGPLRPAFDRAFWLDELQHTLVVRPVTALARLGRRGDEVLVDGAVEGVGRGSGALGDSLGTLHRSGLPRAATAVLAGALLIGLAAVLIGVGG; via the coding sequence GTGACCGCCGCGATCGTGCTCGGCTGGCTGCTTCCGGCCGTACCCTTCGGGGTGGCCCTGGCCGGCCTGTTGCTGCCGCAGCGGTCCCGGGCGGTCGCCGCCGGCCTCGGCATCGCCGGTGCCGCCGCGAGCCTGGTCGTCGCGGTGATCCTGCTCGCCACCCTGGACGGTGCCGCGGCCGAGGGTTCGGCGCTCTGGGTCGAGTTCGGTGGCCTGGAGGTGACCGCCGGGGTACGCCTCGACCCGACCGCCGCCCTGGTCGCGATCGCCGTGGCGGTGGTCGCGCTCGCGGTACAGGTCTACTCCGTCGGTTACCTCGACGACGACGACCGGTACGCCCCGTACGCCGCGCAGATCAGCCTCTTCACCGCCGCCATGTTGCTGGTGGTGGTCGCCGGTGACCTGCTCCTGCTGCTGGTCGGCTGGGAGGTCATGGGCATCTGCTCGTACCTGCTGATCGCGCACGACCGGCGGCTGCCGGAGGCTCCGGCGGCGGCGGTGAAGGCGTTCCTGGTCACCCGGGTCGGTGACGTCGGCTTCCTGCTCGGCATCGCGGTGCTCGGTTTCACCGCCGGCAGCTTCCGGATCTCCGAGGTGCTCGCGCACGACTTCCACGGCACCACGCTCACCGTCGCCTGCCTGCTGCTGCTGGCCGGGGTGGCCGGCAAGAGCGCCCAGTTCCCGCTGCACACCTGGCTGCCGGACGCGATGGCCGGTCCGACCCCGATCTCGGCGCTGATCCACGCGGCCACCATGGTCGCCGCCGGCATCTACGCGGTGACCCGGCTGTACCCGCTCTTCGTCCAGTCCCCGGCGGCGCTGACCGTGCTCGGGGTGATGGGCGCGGTCACCCTGCTGCTCGGGGCGCTGGCCGCGACCGCGCAGGACGACATCAAGCGGGTGCTGGCCTGGTCCACGGTCTCCCAGATCGGTTACATGGCCGGGGCGCTCGCCGTCGGCTCGCCCGCCGCCGCGCTGTTCCACCTGCTCAGCCACGCCGCCTTCAAGGCGCTGCTGTTCCTCGCCGCCGGGTGTGTCATCCACGCCACCGGGACCAACTCGATGTCGGCGATGGGCGGGCTGCGCCGCCGGATGCCGGTCACCTTCTGGTGCACGGTGATCGGGCTCGGCGCGCTCGCCGGGGTGCCGCCGCTGGCCGGGTTCTGGAGCAAGGACGGCATCCTCGCCGTCGCCGAACGGGCCGCGCTCGACGGGGTCGGCCCGGCCGGCGCACCGGTGGGCTGGCTGGTCTGGATCTCCGGCCTGGTCGGGGTCGCGGTCACCGCCTGGTACGCCACCCGCCTGCTGCTGCGCGCCTTCGCCGGCGCCTACCGGGGCAACGCGACGCCGCACGACCCGCCCGCGTTGCTCCGCTGGCCGGTGCTGGTGCTGGCCGTACCGAGTGCCCTGTTCGGGGCGGTCGCGTTCGCCGGGCCGTTCGCCGGGTGGCTCCGCCCGCCGGGGATCACCGAGCACCCGCCGAACCTGCTGCCACTGGACGAGGAGCTGATCCACTTCGGCCCGCAACTGGTGTACCCGGTCGCCCTCCTCCTGCTCGGTGCGGGACTGGCCTGGTGGCGGTGGCGGCGCGATCCGGCCGCCGACCCGGCGACCGCGCTGGGCCCGCTGCGCCCGGCCTTCGACCGCGCCTTCTGGCTTGACGAACTCCAGCACACCCTGGTCGTACGCCCGGTGACGGCGCTGGCCCGGCTCGGCCGGCGCGGCGACGAGGTCCTGGTCGACGGGGCCGTCGAAGGGGTCGGCCGGGGCAGTGGCGCCCTCGGTGACTCCCTCGGCACCCTGCACCGGTCGGGGCTGCCGAGGGCCGCGACCGCCGTACTGGCCGGGGCGTTGCTGATCGGGCTCGCCGCCGTGTTGATCGGAGTCGGCGGATGA
- the nuoK gene encoding NADH-quinone oxidoreductase subunit NuoK: MRPVIPYVTAAILFGLGVYGVLRRRNAVLVLMAVELMLNAVNLLLVTADSTTRAALPHGGQVFALFVIVIAAAEVGVGLAIVLQLYRLRGSVALDEVTLHEHPPDEGPEPAVDTTGTGPTGSAASGVGAR, from the coding sequence ATGAGACCCGTGATCCCGTACGTCACCGCGGCGATCCTGTTCGGCCTGGGCGTCTACGGCGTACTCCGCCGGCGCAACGCGGTGCTGGTGCTGATGGCGGTCGAGCTGATGCTCAACGCGGTCAACCTGCTGCTGGTCACCGCCGACAGCACCACCCGGGCGGCGCTGCCGCACGGCGGGCAGGTGTTCGCGCTGTTCGTCATCGTGATCGCCGCCGCCGAGGTGGGCGTCGGACTGGCCATCGTGCTGCAGCTCTACCGGTTGCGGGGCAGCGTCGCGCTGGACGAGGTGACGCTGCACGAGCATCCGCCGGACGAGGGTCCCGAACCAGCGGTCGACACCACCGGCACCGGCCCCACGGGTTCCGCCGCCAGTGGGGTGGGGGCCAGGTGA
- a CDS encoding NADH-quinone oxidoreductase subunit J family protein, with protein MTGADVLLLALGAVAVGSGALVVTTRHLVRAGLYLVVCLGAIAGLYLVLTAELLAWVQVLVYVGAVVVLLLFAVMLTRAPIGASTDLDRPGWPAALIGGGTGAGLTLLLIDAFRWSRVELPEPGTAERLGAEIFGRWVLPFEVLSVLLLSALVGAIAISVRIPGRRR; from the coding sequence GTGACCGGGGCGGATGTGCTGCTGCTGGCCCTCGGTGCGGTCGCGGTCGGCTCCGGCGCACTGGTGGTGACCACCCGGCACCTGGTCCGGGCCGGTCTCTACCTGGTGGTCTGCCTCGGTGCGATCGCCGGTCTCTACCTGGTGCTCACCGCCGAACTGCTGGCCTGGGTGCAGGTGCTCGTCTACGTCGGCGCGGTCGTGGTGCTCCTGCTCTTCGCGGTGATGCTCACCCGCGCCCCGATCGGCGCCTCCACCGACCTGGACCGGCCCGGTTGGCCGGCCGCCCTGATCGGTGGTGGCACCGGGGCCGGGCTGACGCTGCTGCTGATCGACGCGTTCCGCTGGTCCAGGGTGGAGCTGCCGGAGCCGGGTACGGCCGAACGGCTCGGCGCGGAGATCTTCGGCCGCTGGGTGCTCCCGTTCGAGGTGCTCTCCGTACTCCTGCTCTCGGCACTGGTCGGTGCGATCGCGATCAGCGTACGGATTCCGGGGCGGCGCCGATGA
- a CDS encoding NuoI/complex I 23 kDa subunit family protein, with amino-acid sequence MKVPGEGLAKGLAVTLKTMVGHSHTQQYPDVEPELPPRSRGVIALAEENCTVCMLCARECPDWCIYIDSHKEEVQVPGAARPRQRNVLDKFDIDFSLCMYCGICIEVCPFDALYWSPEFEYAEYDIKDLLHDKDHLGQWMATVPPPPAHDPNGEPAKEETAAARKAATPPPGAAAPTTPPVRPQRPAAPPPPSAAP; translated from the coding sequence ATGAAGGTGCCCGGAGAGGGTCTCGCGAAGGGGCTGGCGGTCACCCTCAAGACGATGGTCGGCCACTCGCACACCCAGCAGTACCCGGACGTCGAGCCCGAGCTGCCGCCGCGCTCGCGTGGCGTGATCGCCCTGGCCGAGGAGAACTGCACGGTCTGCATGCTCTGCGCCCGGGAGTGCCCGGACTGGTGCATCTACATCGACTCGCACAAGGAAGAGGTCCAGGTCCCCGGCGCGGCGCGCCCCCGGCAGCGCAACGTCCTGGACAAGTTCGACATCGACTTCTCCCTCTGCATGTACTGCGGGATCTGCATCGAGGTCTGCCCGTTCGACGCGCTCTACTGGTCACCCGAGTTCGAGTACGCCGAGTACGACATCAAGGACCTGCTGCACGACAAGGACCACCTGGGGCAGTGGATGGCGACCGTGCCGCCGCCCCCCGCGCACGACCCGAACGGTGAGCCGGCGAAGGAGGAGACCGCCGCCGCACGCAAGGCCGCGACCCCGCCGCCGGGCGCCGCCGCCCCGACCACCCCACCGGTACGCCCACAGCGTCCCGCCGCGCCCCCACCACCCTCGGCGGCACCGTGA
- a CDS encoding Uma2 family endonuclease, with product MTSALSDAYPPTDGWTTDDLDALPDDGHRRELLDGVLIMSPSPTAAHQTIAWRLAAALDADCPDEYDVTQGVEVRINRRRSFIPDVLVTTAAAAARRTAKYEPHEVVLAVEIVSQGSQSMDRILKPALYAQAGIPFYWRIEFEDGLTVYTYKIDPVHEVYTETGRWNKFVDTGEPWAMNLPVSRLIPRHL from the coding sequence ATGACCTCCGCACTCAGCGACGCCTACCCGCCGACGGACGGGTGGACCACTGACGATCTGGATGCCCTGCCCGACGACGGCCACCGCCGCGAGCTGCTCGACGGAGTTCTGATCATGTCGCCCTCCCCCACGGCCGCCCACCAGACGATCGCCTGGCGCCTGGCCGCCGCGCTGGACGCCGACTGTCCGGACGAGTACGACGTCACCCAGGGTGTCGAGGTGCGGATCAACCGCCGCCGCTCGTTCATCCCGGACGTGCTGGTCACGACCGCTGCCGCCGCCGCCCGGCGGACCGCGAAGTACGAGCCGCACGAGGTGGTGCTCGCGGTCGAGATCGTCTCCCAGGGGTCGCAGTCGATGGACCGGATCCTGAAGCCGGCGCTCTACGCCCAGGCCGGGATCCCGTTCTACTGGCGGATCGAGTTCGAGGACGGGCTGACGGTCTACACGTACAAGATCGATCCGGTGCACGAGGTGTACACGGAAACGGGCCGGTGGAACAAGTTCGTCGACACCGGGGAGCCGTGGGCGATGAACCTGCCGGTCAGTCGGCTGATCCCCCGGCACCTGTGA
- a CDS encoding ester cyclase, translating to MVDIDSAVRRFVSDVWHDSREETAYELVAEECPGLGGSGPAAVLAWHRERRTAFPDLRYKIVDLIVSGERAALHWRAAGTQRGAFGPVPPTGQVVSYSGATFLRFDPVGKIIDVWSVNELFQLLQQLGVEVLPPLTGAGGSAD from the coding sequence GTGGTCGACATCGACAGCGCGGTACGACGGTTCGTGAGCGACGTCTGGCACGACTCCCGTGAGGAGACGGCGTACGAGTTGGTCGCCGAAGAGTGCCCCGGCCTCGGCGGTTCGGGGCCGGCGGCGGTCCTGGCCTGGCACCGGGAGCGGCGTACGGCCTTTCCGGACCTGCGCTACAAGATCGTCGACCTGATCGTCTCCGGTGAGCGGGCTGCCCTGCACTGGCGGGCCGCCGGCACGCAGCGTGGTGCCTTCGGGCCGGTGCCACCGACCGGGCAGGTGGTCAGTTACTCCGGTGCCACGTTCCTGCGCTTCGACCCGGTCGGCAAGATCATCGACGTGTGGAGCGTCAACGAGCTGTTTCAGCTCCTGCAACAGCTCGGCGTCGAGGTCCTGCCACCGCTCACAGGTGCCGGGGGATCAGCCGACTGA